Proteins encoded by one window of Streptomyces uncialis:
- a CDS encoding VWA domain-containing protein yields MTPRATTPTAPADDERLRRWRLVLGGDAADGTGRALTGRDAAIDAALGALYGRPDGDGRDRSGGLGASAPSVARWLGDIRTYFPSSVVQVMQRDAIDRLGLSALLLEPEMLQAVEADIHLVGTLLSLNEAMPEATRETARAVVRKVVDDLERRLASRTRAVIGGALDRSARVRRPRHQDIDWNRTIAANLKNYLPEHRTVVPERLVGYGRGARAAGKDVILCVDQSGSMAASVVYASVFGAVLASMRAVSTRLVVFDTAVVDLTDALDDPVDVLFGTKLGGGTDINRALAYCRGRITRPADTVLVLISDLYEGGIRDGMLKQVAAMRGAGVQVVVLLALSDEGTPAYDREHAAALAALGVPAFACTPDLFPEVMAAAIERRPVPTPPPA; encoded by the coding sequence ATGACCCCGCGAGCGACAACCCCGACCGCCCCGGCGGACGACGAGCGGCTGCGGCGCTGGCGGCTGGTCCTCGGCGGCGACGCGGCCGACGGCACGGGCCGGGCCCTGACCGGACGGGACGCCGCGATCGACGCGGCCCTCGGCGCGCTGTACGGGCGCCCCGACGGCGATGGACGCGACCGGTCCGGCGGGCTCGGGGCGTCCGCGCCGTCCGTGGCGCGCTGGCTCGGTGACATCCGGACGTACTTCCCGTCCTCGGTGGTCCAGGTGATGCAGCGGGACGCCATCGACCGGCTCGGGCTGTCCGCGCTGCTCCTCGAACCGGAGATGCTCCAGGCCGTCGAGGCGGACATCCATCTGGTGGGCACCCTGCTGTCGCTGAACGAGGCCATGCCCGAGGCCACCCGGGAGACGGCCCGCGCGGTGGTGCGCAAGGTCGTGGACGACCTGGAGCGGCGGCTCGCGTCCCGGACCCGGGCCGTGATCGGCGGCGCCCTGGACCGGAGCGCCCGGGTGCGGCGGCCCCGCCACCAGGACATCGACTGGAACCGCACCATCGCCGCGAACCTCAAGAACTATCTGCCCGAGCACCGCACCGTCGTGCCGGAGCGGCTCGTCGGGTACGGGCGGGGGGCCCGGGCCGCCGGGAAGGACGTGATCCTCTGCGTCGACCAGTCGGGGTCCATGGCGGCGTCCGTGGTGTACGCCTCGGTGTTCGGGGCGGTGCTGGCGTCGATGCGGGCGGTGTCCACCCGGCTCGTCGTCTTCGACACGGCCGTGGTCGACCTGACCGACGCGCTCGACGATCCGGTGGACGTGCTGTTCGGCACGAAGCTGGGCGGGGGGACGGACATCAACCGGGCCCTCGCGTACTGCCGGGGGCGGATCACCCGGCCGGCCGACACGGTCCTCGTACTGATCTCGGATCTGTACGAGGGGGGCATCCGGGACGGGATGCTGAAGCAGGTCGCGGCGATGCGGGGCGCCGGGGTGCAGGTCGTGGTGCTGCTGGCGCTGTCGGACGAGGGGACGCCCGCGTACGACCGTGAGCACGCGGCGGCACTGGCTGCGCTGGGCGTCCCCGCGTTCGCGTGCACCCCCGACCTCTTCCCCGAGGTCATGGCCGCAGCAATAGAACGCCGCCCCGTCCCCACCCCACCCCCCGCCTGA
- the sucC gene encoding ADP-forming succinate--CoA ligase subunit beta, giving the protein MDLFEYQARDLFAKHGVPVLAGEVIDTPEAARAATERMGGKSVVKAQVKVGGRGKAGGVKLAATPDEAVARATDILGMDIKGHTVNKVMIAETAPEIDEEYYVSYLLDRTNRTFLAMASVQGGMDIEEVAEKTPEALAKVPVDANQGVTLEKAREIVAQAKFPEAVAEQVAEILVTLWDTFKAEDALLVEVNPLAKVADGRVIALDGKVSLDANAEFRQPEHAALEDKAAADPLEAAAKAKNLNYVKLNGEVGIIGNGAGLVMSTLDVVAYAGENHGGVKPANFLDIGGGASAQVMANGLEIILGDPDVRSVFVNVFGGITACDEVANGIVQALQLLKDKGEEVTKPLVVRLDGNNAELGRKILSDANHPLVQRVDTMDGAADKAAQLAAAK; this is encoded by the coding sequence GTGGACCTGTTCGAGTACCAGGCGAGGGACCTCTTCGCCAAGCACGGTGTACCGGTGCTGGCCGGTGAAGTCATCGACACGCCTGAAGCGGCCCGCGCGGCAACGGAGCGTATGGGCGGCAAGTCGGTCGTCAAGGCGCAGGTGAAGGTCGGCGGCCGGGGCAAGGCGGGCGGCGTCAAGCTCGCCGCCACCCCGGACGAGGCCGTCGCCCGCGCGACGGACATCCTCGGGATGGACATCAAGGGCCACACGGTCAACAAGGTGATGATCGCCGAGACCGCGCCCGAGATCGACGAGGAGTACTACGTCTCGTACCTCCTCGACCGCACCAACCGCACCTTCCTCGCGATGGCGTCGGTCCAGGGCGGTATGGACATCGAGGAGGTCGCGGAGAAGACCCCCGAGGCCCTCGCGAAGGTGCCCGTCGACGCCAACCAGGGGGTCACCCTGGAGAAGGCCCGCGAGATCGTCGCCCAGGCGAAGTTCCCGGAGGCCGTCGCCGAGCAGGTCGCCGAGATCCTGGTGACGCTGTGGGACACCTTCAAGGCCGAGGACGCGCTCCTGGTCGAGGTCAACCCGCTGGCCAAGGTCGCCGACGGCCGGGTCATCGCCCTCGACGGCAAGGTCTCCCTCGACGCGAACGCCGAGTTCCGCCAGCCGGAGCACGCCGCGCTGGAGGACAAGGCCGCGGCGGACCCGCTGGAGGCCGCGGCCAAGGCGAAGAACCTCAACTACGTCAAGCTGAACGGCGAGGTCGGCATCATCGGCAACGGCGCGGGGCTCGTCATGAGCACCCTCGACGTCGTCGCGTACGCCGGTGAGAACCACGGGGGCGTCAAGCCCGCGAACTTCCTCGACATCGGCGGCGGTGCCTCCGCCCAGGTCATGGCCAACGGCCTGGAGATCATCCTGGGCGACCCGGACGTCAGGTCCGTCTTCGTCAACGTCTTCGGTGGCATCACCGCGTGCGACGAGGTCGCCAACGGCATCGTGCAGGCCCTTCAGCTCCTGAAGGACAAGGGCGAAGAGGTCACCAAGCCGCTGGTGGTGCGCCTCGACGGCAACAACGCGGAGCTGGGTCGCAAGATCCTGTCGGACGCGAACCACCCGCTCGTGCAGCGCGTGGACACCATGGACGGCGCGGCCGACAAGGCCGCCCAGCTCGCGGCTGCGAAGTAA